In the Streptomyces sp. BHT-5-2 genome, one interval contains:
- a CDS encoding PspC domain-containing protein, with product MNDAPTAAEPAASDPAPPPAPLRRSRRHKVVAGVCGGLGRQWDVDPVLFRVVLAVLSIGGLGLIFYGFAWLLVPLDGEEENEARRLLSGRVEGSALTALLCALAGCALFLTTLGKGSMMSFAIMVTLAVAGAAYWSRRRRRAQTEGPGSVDAATAQAVADAPPEATAPPAPNSPSWWRDPRTEPLLRRGYLWGPEDTRLEINYDFAHGVSDGPRPRGSWSPGPGPAAAPRTVAAPPRPARAAVRGIGGRTFLLAVVAGAGAGLTVTRHAALAQSLQAGLAAALVVFGLGLVLSAWLGRTGGGTVFMAVLTAALLAGAMALPTNITADWQKRTWSPTTVAAVQPHYAVGSGEGRLDLGQLAPKPGTTVRSSAEVGAGRLVVTLPQGTTAMLRLRLGVGDIQLPGDAANDVEIVAGHRERQVTLPAEGLKKGEKPRGAVELDLKVGAGQLTVERATSAPPSTATSAPAPASTPQGAPQ from the coding sequence ATGAACGATGCACCCACCGCCGCGGAGCCGGCGGCCTCCGACCCCGCGCCGCCGCCCGCCCCGCTGCGCCGCAGCCGGCGGCACAAGGTCGTCGCGGGCGTGTGCGGCGGCCTGGGCCGGCAGTGGGACGTCGATCCGGTGCTCTTCCGGGTCGTGCTCGCCGTGCTGTCCATCGGCGGCCTCGGCCTGATCTTCTACGGCTTCGCCTGGCTGCTCGTCCCCCTCGACGGCGAGGAGGAGAACGAGGCCCGCCGGCTGCTCTCCGGCCGCGTCGAGGGCTCGGCGCTGACGGCCCTGCTGTGCGCGCTGGCCGGCTGTGCGCTGTTCCTGACCACGCTCGGCAAGGGCAGCATGATGTCCTTCGCGATCATGGTGACGCTGGCCGTGGCCGGCGCCGCCTACTGGTCGCGCCGGCGCCGCCGCGCACAGACCGAGGGGCCCGGTTCGGTGGACGCCGCCACGGCACAGGCGGTCGCCGACGCGCCGCCCGAGGCCACCGCGCCCCCGGCGCCCAACAGCCCTTCCTGGTGGCGCGATCCGCGCACCGAGCCACTGCTGCGCCGGGGCTATCTCTGGGGCCCGGAGGACACCCGGCTGGAGATCAACTACGACTTCGCCCACGGTGTGTCGGACGGCCCCCGTCCGCGCGGCAGTTGGTCCCCGGGGCCCGGCCCCGCGGCCGCGCCGCGCACCGTCGCCGCCCCGCCCCGGCCCGCCCGCGCCGCCGTTCGGGGGATCGGCGGCCGCACGTTCCTGCTGGCCGTCGTGGCCGGCGCCGGTGCCGGCCTCACCGTCACCCGGCACGCCGCGCTGGCCCAGTCCCTCCAGGCGGGCCTGGCCGCCGCGCTGGTCGTCTTCGGGCTGGGCCTGGTGCTGAGCGCCTGGCTGGGCCGCACCGGCGGCGGCACGGTCTTCATGGCGGTGTTGACGGCCGCGCTGCTGGCCGGCGCGATGGCGCTGCCCACCAACATCACCGCCGACTGGCAGAAGCGCACCTGGTCCCCGACCACCGTCGCCGCCGTCCAGCCGCACTACGCGGTCGGCTCCGGCGAGGGCCGGCTCGATCTCGGCCAACTCGCACCGAAGCCCGGCACGACGGTCCGCAGCAGCGCGGAAGTCGGCGCCGGGCGGCTCGTGGTGACGCTGCCGCAGGGCACCACCGCAATGCTCCGCCTCCGGCTGGGCGTCGGCGACATCCAGCTGCCGGGCGACGCGGCGAACGACGTGGAGATCGTCGCCGGCCACCGCGAACGGCAGGTCACCCTGCCCGCCGAGGGCCTCAAGAAGGGCGAGAAGCCGCGCGGTGCGGTGGAGCTCGACCTCAAGGTCGGCGCCGGTCAGCTCACCGTCGAACGCGCCACGTCCGCCCCGCCGTCCACCGCGACCTCGGCCCCGGCTCCGGCCTCGACCCCGCAGGGAGCCCCCCAGTGA